The segment ATCTGAAAGGTAATTTTAGACCAAGCATGTTAATAACATGACAacataatgacaaataaataaatactatactgagtagaaaaaaaacacacataatggaaactaaataaaaaagttatattacggtatatatatatagatagatagatagatagatagatagatagatagatagatagatagatagatagatagatagatagatagatagatagatagataggttcaGTTTCTTTAAGGAGCTGTACTTGCTGTACCTATGCCTACATGGAACATAGTTCTGCTCTTCCTTGTTGTCTTCCGCAGCTGGTATGCAGGCCTTGTTCAAAGTTACATCCTGCAAGGATGAGATGAATGCCACAGTTCATCTCAGTAGGAAGATTAGGAAGTATTTCATTGCTGCTGAGAAGATTCGGTGGGACTACGCACCATCAGGGATGGACAAACTGACCAACGAGTCGCTGACCAAACCTGGGAGGTCTAACACCTGATTATAATTCACaatcacacatttatttacagtacttaCACCTcaaaccattacaaaagtgaatATGAAGCTAATAATAATCATTCTTGTTTGTCCTTAGCATTTCAGAGATGTTCTTCGGGATGAGTGGTGGCCGACTTGGTGGAAAGTATTGGAAAGTGGTTTACAGAGAATATACAGATAAGAGTTTCACCGTAAAGAGAGAACGAACCAGTGCTGAGGCTCATCTAGGCATTTTGGGTAGGATCCTAATCATTATAATGCCAATACTGTTTTTAACTTCTGTTAgtttaaaagtgttttatgagATTGATTCAAACCTTACAGTCAGATTTAGTGATCATGATGCCTGTAGGTCCGGTACTGAGGGCTGAAGTTGGAGAAACCCTTCAGGTGATGTTTATGAACAAGGCTGACAGAATCTACAGTATCCAGCCTCACGGACTCCACTACAACAAACCCTTTGAGGGTGTCTTTTATCAAGATGGTGAGACTTTGTTTTCCACCATCTGAATAACTtctgacaatcaaaaggtttgtTCGGTCCTAGAGAGATAAATGTCTTTGAATGTACTGTAGGTATAAAGAGGAAAGGATATCAAGTTCAGCCAGGTGAAAGGTTCACCTACAGTTGGCAGTTGAGGGAGGGACCGTCTGAAAGTGACCCTCCATGTATTTCCTACCTGTACTTCTCCTCCAGCGATCCAGTCAGAGACACCAACTCTGGTCTCATAGGTCCACTGCTGGTTTGTAAGAAAGATGCACTGGATTCCAATGGATTTCAGGTAAAATAAGATTAGGTGCTGGACTGGCCcatgattttcaaataattactttttatatgTAGATACACATGTATGGTGTGATTTTTCTTACAGAAAGACATCAGTCTGGAGTTTTTTCTGCTGTTTACAGTGTTTGACGAAAATCTCAGCTGGTACTTGAATCAGAACATTGAAATCTTTGACACCAATGAATCAGAATTAGAGAATATGGAGTTTTGGGAGAGCAATAAAATGCAtggtatttacacacacacacacacacacacacacacacaccttagtCGTGCCTGCCCGGGATTTGCTTCATTTTCTGTCTGCCTTTCTAAACATACTCAAAGTCTCGTCTCTAGTATAAACAAACTTGACACATGCCTGCAATGCCTTATTTGTGATACTTTCTACTTTCATCTTCTGTTGTTTTAATTAGTATTGTCCATCTTCTGTAAGTAGTTCTTAAAATCAAAGACCTAGTAAGGTGGCAATCTGTCTGGTTTTTGGTCAGACAGTATAGTTCTGAAATAACATATCCACCTACTACCGTAGTGTTGAGCCGGACACTCATCTTCCTTTTAAGATcttcactttttaatactttatcCAATGATATCAAATGAATGATATCAATACAATGTCGGTTTTAagtcaatactgtatatatagacagTTTTTGCTTGATTTTGGTTACAAAAATAGTTCCAGAGTCAGAGCAGAACAGATCTCTGATCAATCgtgtttcatttctgaatgattcagcattttttatgattaaggtgagtcaatgattcaataaACAATTCCTGaagaatgaatcagctgtttggaatgaATCAATTGAATGAATCAATCGAtcatgactcactcattaaaaaTGCCCTTGGAAATCAATTACAGAGTTTTGGAAATCAACTACCAACTGCATTATAGTTGGGCATATGTGCAAACAACTTCCTTCTCACACAGACAGATTACAAATTTAAGTATAGCGGTAAATAGACAAATGAAGTATATTTTTGGCTTAAAAATCTGACTCCGAGTAATGGTCAAATATCAGCtgaaagtttcaaatccactCAATATCTTTCCTGCTTTTCTGTAATGTAGCTGTGAATGGCTTTATGTATGGGAACCTGCCTGGCCTTGAGATGAATaaagggtcaaaggtcagatgGCATCTGTTGGGACTTGGCACAGAGACGGACATACATGGTATTTACTTCCAAGGCAACACTTTCCAGAGACAGGGAACAACTCATGACACACTGGGCCTGTTcccacacactacagtcacagtGTCCATGCAACCGGATGTCAGTGGTCAGTAtatctatctatacacacacaaacacacataagcaATACAAGTCTGCTTGGCACCTTCTACATATTCCCTTTGTTTGTAGGTGTATTTGAGGTGAGCTGTCTAGTGTCTGATCACTATGTTGCTGGGATGAGACAGCTGTACAGAGTGATGGGCTCAAAGGATGAGGACATCTCAGTGTCAGAGTCTCAAATAATAGAGTATTTCATCTGTGCCGAAGAGGTAGAGTGGGACTACTCACCCGATCGCACCTGGGAGCTTCAGAACTTCAACACGACCGAGGACAAGAGGTCAGTTAACAGGCAACGTCTTCTGCTGGAGTCGTGGTATTTAAATGGGATTTATAACCAGATACTTGTCTCAGTCCCGGCAGTTTATTTGTGGGAACGGGAAAGAACAGACTCGGCTCCAGATACAAGAAAGCAGTTTATCGAGAATACACTGATGCCACCTTCAGGACAAGGAAACTGAGACAGCCTCAAGAGGAACACTTGGAGATTTTAGGTGACTTAATAACTATTCAAATGTGTGTTTTGCCTAATGTATCAGGTGTTCctcatttgaataaatgaatgatgtGTGATAATCTTTATAGGACCTATAATCCAAGCTGAAGTAGGTCAGGTTTTGCTGATCACATTCATGAACAAAGCCAGCCATCCTTACTCAATACAGGCACATGGAGTCAGGACCCTTTCTAAACCAGAGGCCGTCATGCCAGGTAAAGGAGCTGAAACCCCCACCCTTTTTTGCCTCTTTATCTCACCTGTGAAATGTATACAAAGGCACCTTCAAGGATTCATAAAGCTGTGTGTTTTGAGCATTACCCGACTTCTGCTACGTTTACCCATTACACAGATCACAGTCTTCTTCTCGTGAATGCAAATTAAACTCTTTACTGCAGGAAATATGACTCAGTACCGGTGGATCATTCCAGTTAAATCTGGCCCAGGAGTGTCTGACCCAAACTGCATTGCATTTGCTTACCGCTCAGCAGTGGACTTTGTTAAGGTAAAGCTCTTAATAACAGAGTAATAATAGAGTTTTAATTCCTTACTGAATGTCACATTATAGTAACAGttctaatatgaaaataatagttCTTATTCTTATACTGTATAACAACATTattgtcatttgtttatttacttatatatatatatatattttataggaCACAGCCAGTGGTCTCATTGGGCCATTAATAATCTGCAGGAAGGGTGTACTGGACCAGGACAGACAGAGAACGGATGTGGATCGAGAATTTGCTCTCCTCTTCATGGCGTTTGATGAGAATAAATCCTGGTACCTGGAGGAAAACATTCAGTCCTACTACAACAGCTCAGAACCTCTTCTGAGAGATGCTGAGTTTCAGAAAAGCAACAAGATGTATGGTGAGAGCTCGCAAGTAAATGCAACCCAACCCCAGTAAAGTGTTTTGCTGTGATATGCTGAAGGAAAGTCAAATTATGACCACTAGGAGGCATTATTTGATGTATGATGGACTGAATGGGATTCACTAATTGTGTTGTACATCACAGTTTAGATGTAAAAAGGACAACTGTAGAAAGTACATTAATGTAATTTTGGCTCAGAGTTTTGTTTTCTGCCACTATTGACAGGGATCAACGGGAAGCTCTATGCAAACCTTCATGGTCTAGAAATGGTGGAGGGAGAAAGGGTGGTTTGGTACCTGTTCGGGATGGGCAATGAAGCAGATATTCACACCGTCCATTTTCACGCTGAGACCTTCACCTACAAGGTGCACAATAGACAATCAGATTCAATAGAATGAAGGGATTTTTTAGTGTTTTCTGCAAGCAGTTTTCATTCACTAAATGCAAACATTATTATGACTTTTTCTCAGACGGATGAGGCTCACCGTACTGATGTGTATGACCTGATCCCAGGATCGTTTCAGACATTGGAGATGGTGGCAGAGGTCAATGGAACGTGGCTTCTGCACTGTCATGTTGCTAACCACATCCGTGCTGGAATGGAGACAACGTTTATTGTCAAACCCCGATCAGGTGAGTTAAATTTTTATTGGGTTCGTCTCTAATGGCATTATTTCCCAAATGTGAACTCACGGTTTGGAGATATAATGTCCGTGATCTTTTCTTCCACAGGTGGTGGCAGAGGGAGGACAGATTTAAGCATTCTTTGCTTTCTGCTCACAACATTCATGCTCAGACTGATATCTGGCTGATCTTTCTGTGGACATATCCTACTTGACCACAATCTCACCAGATTTATTTAGAACACTgtataatgttcaaaagtttagggtggGTAGtactattaaatgtttttgaaagaagtctgtaatgctcaccatggctgcatttatttgatcaaaatacagtaaaacagtattataaaatatgattCCAGCTTACAACAATAATTTTCTATTCTTCTGATggtaaagcttaattttcagcagttattaaatcagtgtgtaatgcttcagaaatcatttcctGAAACAAgtcttattattttcaatgataaattattattatttattttcaggattttttgatgatgaatagaaagttcaacagaacagcatttatttagagTAGAACATTTCTGTAACAGTGTACTTAAATTTAATGCACCTTTGCTGCATTCATTTAtccatgaataaaaaatattaaccccaaacttttgaatgacagtGGATTATTTGTAATTCTGAAGTTACAATAAAGGCACAATTTTCATCATCATGATAAAGAAACTCTGAGTTAAAATCTAAGTATTTCATCCATCTCTGTTAGCTTACAAATCTTATGATAATAAATGAACggttaatatttagattttgtgagagtaaattaaacattgttgtttaaaaaaacgtTTAAATGATAGATAATGGTCAAGTTTTTATGTTTCAAACTGAAACAACTACAAAATTCAAATGTGAAACTTCTTTCAAGACCACCTAGTGAGAGGACAATACCTTTCCCTTGCACCTTCATTACAATATGTTAAtaagcatttgttttaagttcTTGGAATAAAGATCTACAGTGCCTTATTTTTACTGACGTTAAAGGGTGAAATCATGAATTTCACAAGGCTCCTAGACCAACGTGAGAAGGAACTAAAATCACAGAGCACGGTGTTAAGTGAAAAACAAGTGTGAGCTGATTGGAGCTTATGTAACAGTGTGAGCAGTTGTTTTTGTTCCTCTTGGTTCGTTTGATGTGCTCGTTTTGAGCTCAAAGCTTTGAGTTCTCAACTGAATGTAGTTCATCACGTAGGCTTTAAGTAACCAATGCCCAGTTGAGGATTATGATGTAAAGAAGTGAACCTTGCCTGTAAACATTTGAATTGAAAGTCCTCAAGAGACTTCTTAGAATACTAGTAACCACCTTCTTATCAAACCACTGCTTTTGTTTTGCAAAGATAGCAAGTCTGAACCCCCGAACAAGTGTTTACTCTTCACAGTGATAAAGTAATGATCACATAATTGAAACCGGCATATCAGCTCACTATGACAGAATGCAAAactcaattaattattttttttttttttaaagttaactgACACGTATTGTATCCCTCCCATCAATCATTGGTTGTTTTCAGTGTATAATGTATCAATATTTAGgaaaatttttaaaactttttagatGTGGTATATTTATCAtgataaacgtgtgtgtgtgtgccagtgtcAGCAGTCAAATTGATATGACAGTGATAGGCAAATACATAATAAAGTTCTTTCTGATTAGGTTGATCAATGATTTAATCGAAAACACCAGACTACTGTTCGTGCAGCTGTCTTGAGATCTCCTTTGTAGAAAATGTGACGTTTAATGTTTGCATAAGATTAGATTCAAAGAAGATTGAAAGTATTACCCAGTAGCTTTGCGCCATTCAGAGACGGTTTCCAAGCGCGCGCAAAGACTCTGTTCTGGTAAAATAACACGAGGGCGATGTGTTCCGAGAATAACAACCTGATTTACACCCGGTAGGCTATCTGTCTTCTGTAGCCCGGGTGAACGGGTGTGTAGCCTACTGTTGAAAACTGGGCAGTTTATGACAcgaacaaaacaataaaacacatctCCCCTTTTATCGCTGTGTGACAAAAAATCAGCACGGTAACAATAATCTTCAGCCAAGAAGTCTAGACCAGTTTAACCTGGTTTTCAGCAAGGATAGCTTGTTTCTGGTCTGTCAGGAAAAACGTTTATTTTTCAGAAGTAATAATGTGGTTTGAGAGTGAAACAGTATCGTGTGTTAAGTAACAAATCCTTTAACGTCACTATTTCAGACAGTTCGAGGCTGTTTTTGTTGATTTCTGTCGATGACAGTTTGCTAGTTTGTTCTTGCATTTTGCAAATCTTGCATATCACCTCTCGTCCGTGACTCCTCACAGAAAAACAAGTTCCATGAAACAGTGACATAATAAAACCATGATTTTGGTCAACTTATTATTTGAATAACCTTAACGTTCATATACCTATTGATTTCATCCACCTTCATAATTCAAGTTCTAATCTGCAGTTTAGGAATTAATTCTATAATCAATTATCTCGGTCGAAAATATTGATTTTAGCGTTGATGATTAAAGACCTTCCGTTTAATGAGACGACAAGTTTACAGACAATTTCCTGTACAGAACCGAGCCGCTTCTTCAAATGCTGATAAATATCAAGCTCACCTGTTGACGGCCCGTGATTTTTCAGTGCAGCGGCAGACGCGcagctgattggctggcaggtgtACTTCAGCCTCCCGATGCAGCCAATAGAATCGTTTTCGATGGTTTCCCACATGAAACCGCTATAAATTTCATCAGCTGCCCTGAAACAAATTCTCAGTAAGTGCCAGTAACTGCAGGCAGGCACAAAGGAGGAGAAGAAGGAGAGCAAAGGCAACAGGGGAAGACCCATTCTGCACTTAAAGCCTTACAGAACTTGCTTGTTCTGCTCTCAAGGTATGTTTGTTTTAAATtcttataactatatattattttaatcaaatgcttATGCATTATATGGCCAGTTcgtttgtaaaacaaacaaaaaaaacaacgtctattattattttacccaCTAACCGTTTTTACATTAAAGTTACATTACAAAAAGTGCTGAATTTAAGAATAAAAAGCCATGTGTGTTTGATGTACAAGTCACACTAAGATAAGCCGAAGAATGTCAATATTCGACTTTCTTGTTAAATAGCTTAAAATTCTCTCTTTATGATATTTTGCATCTAAAACAATGTATGAGGTCTGTTGTAATGTGAATGAGAACCCCTCCCTGTCACTCTTACACTACATTGCAAAACAGCCAGAAAGGCTTAGACAAAACCGACTCTGAAAGTAATATGCATAACAAAGAAGATGTGAGACTTTGAAGTGGCTTTAGTGGCTCATTCACACATCTTAATAATTAAAAGGTCAAGAACTAA is part of the Carassius auratus strain Wakin chromosome 10, ASM336829v1, whole genome shotgun sequence genome and harbors:
- the LOC113109479 gene encoding hephaestin-like protein 1; its protein translation is MIVQVSGISRTFYIGIQEENWNYAPSGYNLITGKPIAVYWTEILSFSCLRYASVFLQREPQRIGSVYKKAIYKQYTDASYSQEIPKPSWLGYLGPTLRAEVHDVIIVHLKNFASRRYSMHPHGVSYAKDSEGALYPDGTSDTLKKDDGVPPGGNYTYIWTVKPDYAPQMGDANCLTWAYHSHVSASQDISSGLIGALLTCKKGTLRTSDHQQNQRADVEQELVLLFSVVDENISWYLKENIQTFCSDPYGVDPAREDFQESNMMHAINGYMYGNLPGIEFCQNHTVALHLFGMGNEIDIHSVYFHGHTLLDRGHRVDVLSLFSATFATAEMVPATIGTWLLNCQVNDHLKAGMQALFKVTSCKDEMNATVHLSRKIRKYFIAAEKIRWDYAPSGMDKLTNESLTKPGSISEMFFGMSGGRLGGKYWKVVYREYTDKSFTVKRERTSAEAHLGILGPVLRAEVGETLQVMFMNKADRIYSIQPHGLHYNKPFEGVFYQDGIKRKGYQVQPGERFTYSWQLREGPSESDPPCISYLYFSSSDPVRDTNSGLIGPLLVCKKDALDSNGFQKDISLEFFLLFTVFDENLSWYLNQNIEIFDTNESELENMEFWESNKMHAVNGFMYGNLPGLEMNKGSKVRWHLLGLGTETDIHGIYFQGNTFQRQGTTHDTLGLFPHTTVTVSMQPDVSGVFEVSCLVSDHYVAGMRQLYRVMGSKDEDISVSESQIIEYFICAEEVEWDYSPDRTWELQNFNTTEDKSPGSLFVGTGKNRLGSRYKKAVYREYTDATFRTRKLRQPQEEHLEILGPIIQAEVGQVLLITFMNKASHPYSIQAHGVRTLSKPEAVMPGNMTQYRWIIPVKSGPGVSDPNCIAFAYRSAVDFVKDTASGLIGPLIICRKGVLDQDRQRTDVDREFALLFMAFDENKSWYLEENIQSYYNSSEPLLRDAEFQKSNKMYGINGKLYANLHGLEMVEGERVVWYLFGMGNEADIHTVHFHAETFTYKTDEAHRTDVYDLIPGSFQTLEMVAEVNGTWLLHCHVANHIRAGMETTFIVKPRSGGGRGRTDLSILCFLLTTFMLRLISG